The Halichondria panicea chromosome 14, odHalPani1.1, whole genome shotgun sequence genome contains a region encoding:
- the LOC135347819 gene encoding uncharacterized protein LOC135347819 isoform X2, with the protein MAEQTLDILHPSTTLEWDELPFLPVEMSDASSESVYLKGTLYVGGGPTVAKLCSLKLGVDSSWTMTDTPTYRYTLVVHDSELLLVGGREYFTGEETNKVFTMRDGQFVEILPPMNESRSSPSAVSSGSALVVAGGKNTSEFLSSVEVFKDGQWTTAPSLPSAGSNMKSALHGDQWYLITCFGIVFLASLQSLISGAVKFPWETLPDAPNMLTAAAFFGDRLLSIGGGVFYAPTTTIHAFSPNTLSWEHAADLPLSLTESSAVAVPTGELMIIGGKDKIGNSNKKVFRAFLKAPLVDSDVHFSIPKLNQLHKYGINLMDALSKDLCRFYITSRVQLSVKDRKKAPTHSARDYIEQIFSAWERSTQPTYPPTWEGLFTVLRKMDLGHLTEQIAKCVTGSLPEIENSEVQLSPGNKEQGWKSTLTQLRDELKHLLLEYDTLKTELKNMTMKVCQLTDNYDNQIFPKENDSMHLILKNVSLHFLVQNLEGELDQLTERCGNQADKIHQLNKLGEENSVTELRSEVKRRLLDYERLEEELGQLTDKYDKQADKIYQLKIENEKLRNNLRAKNQEVEVEPGYKDLKSPPHLPIEILSQPQESIHRFDLPGVEVVASTCVIVTNSPQTFHWVGYGFKLTIPRGSLPAGVDRCRLDIKASLAGQYQFPDNHQLVSSVFWILPLPLCRFQQQLTVEIQHCAKMTSSTKLSFVRAHCSQESLLYTFKQLEGRGSFTAYSSYGLLKLTQFSGLAVTGEDVDKHYTASLYYYPHIKHTTKIDVVLSWNDEAHLSAVEQFYERNGAEKGSHLAIEFEVPSEPISLDIPMLEGIEKDGWRIYPLVTPVVTRGDVDSFNPGTSAFPSLQLKARVLRPEEEVQYFRYVLNLIGAREPKNKLLVEVDPPAERIGGNVVHEECENQLCTRDLQEVFSNLMEVVTNWFNLGLSLGIQVGMLKAIKSNESNDQDRLREMLTHWLQYSPSRTWNDICNGLRSDTVKQINLADQIEEKYKENSSRLRPFTGTKREATEPTEQVPPKKPRSEEQ; encoded by the exons ATGGCTGAACAG ACTCTTGATATCCTTCATCCCTCTACAACTCTGGAGTGGGATGAATTGCCTTTTCTACCAGTGGAAATGAGTGATGCCTCTTCTGAATCCGTGTACCTGAAAGGAACACTCTACGTTGGAGGAGGACCGACTGTTGCCAAACTGTGCTCATTAAAACTTGGAGTTGACAGTTCATGGACAATGACAGACACACCCACCTATCGCTATACCCTCGTCGTCCATGACTCTGAACTGCTACTGGTGGGTGGGAGAGAGTATTTTACGGGAGAGGAAACAAACAAAGTCTTCACGATGAGGGATGGACAGTTTGTTGAAATACTGCCTCCTATGAATGAGAGCCGAAGTTCACCATCTGCTGTCAGTAGCGGGTCTGCACTAGTTGTGGCTGGAGGGAAGAATACATCAGAATTCCTCTCCTCTGTGGAAGTGTTTAAAGATGGCCAGTGGACGACTGCTCCCTCCCTACCAAGTGCAGGGTCTAACATGAAGTCTGCTCTTCATGGTGACCAGTGGTACCTGATCACGTGTTTTGGAATTGTATTCCTTGCATCTCTACAATCGCTTATATCCGGTGCAGTTAAGTTTCCTTGGGAGACGTTACCTGATGCTCCAAATATGCTTACAGCTGCTGCCTTCTTTGGTGATCGTCTCTTGTCTATTGGAGGAGGTGTTTTTTATGCCCCCACAACAACCATTCATGCGTTCTCCCCCAACACCCTGTCCTGGGAGCATGCTGCTGACCTGCCTCTATCATTGACAGAATCATCTGCTGTTGCTGTGCCAACTGGGGAGTTGATGATTATTGGAGGAAAAGACAAAATAGGAAATTCAAATAAAAAAGTATTCAGGGCCTTTTTAAAag CACCTTTGGTTGATAGTGACGTACACTTCAGCATACCCAAGCTGAACCAACTGCACAAGTATGGAATCAATCTCATGGACGCTCTCTCTAAGGATTTGTGTCGATTCTACATCACCTCTCGGGTACAGCTTTCAGTGAAAGATAGAAAAAAAGCTCCCACACACTCTGCTAGAGATTACATTGAGCAGATCTTCAGTGCTTGGGAGAGAAGTACACAACCAACTTACCCCCCTACCTGGGAAGGCCTGTTTACTGTCCTGAGGAAGATGGACCTGGGTCATCTCACGGAGCAGATAGCCAAATGTGTGACTGGGTCACTGCCAGAGATAGAGAACTCAGAGGTTCAGTTAAGTCCTGGAAACAAGGAACAAG GCTGGAAAAGTACTCTCACACAATTGAGAGATGAATTGAAGCATCTGCTACTAGAGTATGATACTCTTAAAACTGAACTGAAGAATATGACTATGAAGGTTTGTCAGTTGACCGATAATTACGACAACCAGATTTTCCCGAAAGAAAATG acagTATGCATCTGATCCTGAAGAACGTGAGTCTTCATTTCCTTGTCCAAAATTTGGAGGGTGAATTGGATCAGTTGACTGAGAGGTGTGGAAATCAAGCTGACAAGATTCACCAACTAAATAAATTAG GTGAAGAAAATTCTGTGACTGAATTGAGATCTGAAGTGAAGCGACGGCTACTAGACTATGAGCGTCTGGAGGAGGAGCTGGGTCAGTTAACAGATAAGTATGACAAGCAAGCTGACAAGATTTACCAGCTAAAAAtag AAAATGAGAAACTAAGAAACAATCTCCGAGCAAAGAATCAGGAGGTTGAGGTTGAACCAG GTTATAAAGACCTCAAATCACCCCCTCATCTACCAATTGAAATCTTGAGTCAACCGCAGGAATCCATACACCGTTTTG ACCTCCCTGGTGTTGAAGTGGTGGCCAGCACGTGTGTGATCGTTACCAACTCACCCCAAACCTTCCACTGGGTTGGCTATGGGTTTAAGCTCACTATACCCCGGGGCTCCCTGCCAGCTGGTGTTGATCGGTGTCGACTAGACATCAAGGCCAGTTTAGCTGGACAGTATCAGTTTCCTGACAATCACCAGTTGGTCAGCAGTGTTTTCTGGATACTTCCTCTTCCCTTGTGTCGATTCCAACAGCAGCTGACAGTCGAGATACAGCACTGTGCCAAGATGACCAGCTCCACTAAGCTCTCATTTGTGAGAGCACATTGCTCCCAGGAGAGTCTGCTCTACACCTTCAAGCAGCTTGAAGGGCGTGGCTCATTCACTGCGTACAGCTCGTATGGATTACTGAAGCTGACCCAGTTTAGTGGACTGGCTGTGACAGGAGAAGATGTGGACAAACACTACACTGCCAGCCTCTACTACTATCCACACATTAAGCATACCACAAAGATTGACGTAGTATTGTCTTGGAATGATGAAGCTCACCTTTCG GCTGTGGAACAATTTTATGAAAGAAACGGAGCAGAGAAAGGGTCCCATCTCGCAATAGAGTTTGAAGTTCCAAGTGAACCAATATCTCTCGACATTCCCATGCTTGAGGGTATTGAGAAAGATGGATGGAGGATTTACCCACTAGTAACACCTGTT GTTACTAGAGGGGATGTGGACTCGTTTAACCCTGGTACAAGTGCTTTTCCGTCTCTCCAACTGAAAGCCAGAGTGCTGCGCCCTGAAGAAGAAGTGCAATATTTTCGCTATGTTTTAAATCTGATAGGAGCCAGGGAACCCAAGAACAAGCTGTTGGTGGAAGTAGACCCCCCAGCGGAAAGAATTGGTG GCAATGTTGTACACGAGGAATGTGAAAATCAATTATGCACAAGAGACTTGCAAGAAGTGTTTTCAAACTTGATGGAAGTCGTTACTAATTGGTTTAATTTGGGGCTTTCTTTGGGAATTCAAGTTGGTATGCTCAAAGCCATCAAATCTAATGAAAGCAACGACCAAGATCGCTTACGTGAAATGTTGACCCACTGGTTGCAGTACTCACCTTCTCGTACATGGAATGACATTTGCAATGGCCTCAGAAGTGACACTGTCAAACAAATCAATCTGGCAGATCAAATTGAGGAGAAATACAAAG AGAACTCGTCCCGACTACGCCCCTTCACAGGTACGAAGAGAGAGGCCACTGAACCCACTGAGCAAG TTCCCCCCAAGAAACCTCGGTCAGAAGAGCAGTGA
- the LOC135347819 gene encoding uncharacterized protein LOC135347819 isoform X1 — protein MAEQTLDILHPSTTLEWDELPFLPVEMSDASSESVYLKGTLYVGGGPTVAKLCSLKLGVDSSWTMTDTPTYRYTLVVHDSELLLVGGREYFTGEETNKVFTMRDGQFVEILPPMNESRSSPSAVSSGSALVVAGGKNTSEFLSSVEVFKDGQWTTAPSLPSAGSNMKSALHGDQWYLITCFGIVFLASLQSLISGAVKFPWETLPDAPNMLTAAAFFGDRLLSIGGGVFYAPTTTIHAFSPNTLSWEHAADLPLSLTESSAVAVPTGELMIIGGKDKIGNSNKKVFRAFLKAPLVDSDVHFSIPKLNQLHKYGINLMDALSKDLCRFYITSRVQLSVKDRKKAPTHSARDYIEQIFSAWERSTQPTYPPTWEGLFTVLRKMDLGHLTEQIAKCVTGSLPEIENSEVQLSPGNKEQGWKSTLTQLRDELKHLLLEYDTLKTELKNMTMKVCQLTDNYDNQIFPKENDSMHLILKNVSLHFLVQNLEGELDQLTERCGNQADKIHQLNKLGEENSVTELRSEVKRRLLDYERLEEELGQLTDKYDKQADKIYQLKIENEKLRNNLRAKNQEVEVEPGYKDLKSPPHLPIEILSQPQESIHRFDLPGVEVVASTCVIVTNSPQTFHWVGYGFKLTIPRGSLPAGVDRCRLDIKASLAGQYQFPDNHQLVSSVFWILPLPLCRFQQQLTVEIQHCAKMTSSTKLSFVRAHCSQESLLYTFKQLEGRGSFTAYSSYGLLKLTQFSGLAVTGEDVDKHYTASLYYYPHIKHTTKIDVVLSWNDEAHLSAVEQFYERNGAEKGSHLAIEFEVPSEPISLDIPMLEGIEKDGWRIYPLVTPVVTRGDVDSFNPGTSAFPSLQLKARVLRPEEEVQYFRYVLNLIGAREPKNKLLVEVDPPAERIGANSLPADQALVPSQSNVVHEECENQLCTRDLQEVFSNLMEVVTNWFNLGLSLGIQVGMLKAIKSNESNDQDRLREMLTHWLQYSPSRTWNDICNGLRSDTVKQINLADQIEEKYKENSSRLRPFTGTKREATEPTEQVPPKKPRSEEQ, from the exons ATGGCTGAACAG ACTCTTGATATCCTTCATCCCTCTACAACTCTGGAGTGGGATGAATTGCCTTTTCTACCAGTGGAAATGAGTGATGCCTCTTCTGAATCCGTGTACCTGAAAGGAACACTCTACGTTGGAGGAGGACCGACTGTTGCCAAACTGTGCTCATTAAAACTTGGAGTTGACAGTTCATGGACAATGACAGACACACCCACCTATCGCTATACCCTCGTCGTCCATGACTCTGAACTGCTACTGGTGGGTGGGAGAGAGTATTTTACGGGAGAGGAAACAAACAAAGTCTTCACGATGAGGGATGGACAGTTTGTTGAAATACTGCCTCCTATGAATGAGAGCCGAAGTTCACCATCTGCTGTCAGTAGCGGGTCTGCACTAGTTGTGGCTGGAGGGAAGAATACATCAGAATTCCTCTCCTCTGTGGAAGTGTTTAAAGATGGCCAGTGGACGACTGCTCCCTCCCTACCAAGTGCAGGGTCTAACATGAAGTCTGCTCTTCATGGTGACCAGTGGTACCTGATCACGTGTTTTGGAATTGTATTCCTTGCATCTCTACAATCGCTTATATCCGGTGCAGTTAAGTTTCCTTGGGAGACGTTACCTGATGCTCCAAATATGCTTACAGCTGCTGCCTTCTTTGGTGATCGTCTCTTGTCTATTGGAGGAGGTGTTTTTTATGCCCCCACAACAACCATTCATGCGTTCTCCCCCAACACCCTGTCCTGGGAGCATGCTGCTGACCTGCCTCTATCATTGACAGAATCATCTGCTGTTGCTGTGCCAACTGGGGAGTTGATGATTATTGGAGGAAAAGACAAAATAGGAAATTCAAATAAAAAAGTATTCAGGGCCTTTTTAAAag CACCTTTGGTTGATAGTGACGTACACTTCAGCATACCCAAGCTGAACCAACTGCACAAGTATGGAATCAATCTCATGGACGCTCTCTCTAAGGATTTGTGTCGATTCTACATCACCTCTCGGGTACAGCTTTCAGTGAAAGATAGAAAAAAAGCTCCCACACACTCTGCTAGAGATTACATTGAGCAGATCTTCAGTGCTTGGGAGAGAAGTACACAACCAACTTACCCCCCTACCTGGGAAGGCCTGTTTACTGTCCTGAGGAAGATGGACCTGGGTCATCTCACGGAGCAGATAGCCAAATGTGTGACTGGGTCACTGCCAGAGATAGAGAACTCAGAGGTTCAGTTAAGTCCTGGAAACAAGGAACAAG GCTGGAAAAGTACTCTCACACAATTGAGAGATGAATTGAAGCATCTGCTACTAGAGTATGATACTCTTAAAACTGAACTGAAGAATATGACTATGAAGGTTTGTCAGTTGACCGATAATTACGACAACCAGATTTTCCCGAAAGAAAATG acagTATGCATCTGATCCTGAAGAACGTGAGTCTTCATTTCCTTGTCCAAAATTTGGAGGGTGAATTGGATCAGTTGACTGAGAGGTGTGGAAATCAAGCTGACAAGATTCACCAACTAAATAAATTAG GTGAAGAAAATTCTGTGACTGAATTGAGATCTGAAGTGAAGCGACGGCTACTAGACTATGAGCGTCTGGAGGAGGAGCTGGGTCAGTTAACAGATAAGTATGACAAGCAAGCTGACAAGATTTACCAGCTAAAAAtag AAAATGAGAAACTAAGAAACAATCTCCGAGCAAAGAATCAGGAGGTTGAGGTTGAACCAG GTTATAAAGACCTCAAATCACCCCCTCATCTACCAATTGAAATCTTGAGTCAACCGCAGGAATCCATACACCGTTTTG ACCTCCCTGGTGTTGAAGTGGTGGCCAGCACGTGTGTGATCGTTACCAACTCACCCCAAACCTTCCACTGGGTTGGCTATGGGTTTAAGCTCACTATACCCCGGGGCTCCCTGCCAGCTGGTGTTGATCGGTGTCGACTAGACATCAAGGCCAGTTTAGCTGGACAGTATCAGTTTCCTGACAATCACCAGTTGGTCAGCAGTGTTTTCTGGATACTTCCTCTTCCCTTGTGTCGATTCCAACAGCAGCTGACAGTCGAGATACAGCACTGTGCCAAGATGACCAGCTCCACTAAGCTCTCATTTGTGAGAGCACATTGCTCCCAGGAGAGTCTGCTCTACACCTTCAAGCAGCTTGAAGGGCGTGGCTCATTCACTGCGTACAGCTCGTATGGATTACTGAAGCTGACCCAGTTTAGTGGACTGGCTGTGACAGGAGAAGATGTGGACAAACACTACACTGCCAGCCTCTACTACTATCCACACATTAAGCATACCACAAAGATTGACGTAGTATTGTCTTGGAATGATGAAGCTCACCTTTCG GCTGTGGAACAATTTTATGAAAGAAACGGAGCAGAGAAAGGGTCCCATCTCGCAATAGAGTTTGAAGTTCCAAGTGAACCAATATCTCTCGACATTCCCATGCTTGAGGGTATTGAGAAAGATGGATGGAGGATTTACCCACTAGTAACACCTGTT GTTACTAGAGGGGATGTGGACTCGTTTAACCCTGGTACAAGTGCTTTTCCGTCTCTCCAACTGAAAGCCAGAGTGCTGCGCCCTGAAGAAGAAGTGCAATATTTTCGCTATGTTTTAAATCTGATAGGAGCCAGGGAACCCAAGAACAAGCTGTTGGTGGAAGTAGACCCCCCAGCGGAAAGAATTGGTG CAAACTCTCTCCCAGCCGATCAAGCACTTGTACCATCACAAA GCAATGTTGTACACGAGGAATGTGAAAATCAATTATGCACAAGAGACTTGCAAGAAGTGTTTTCAAACTTGATGGAAGTCGTTACTAATTGGTTTAATTTGGGGCTTTCTTTGGGAATTCAAGTTGGTATGCTCAAAGCCATCAAATCTAATGAAAGCAACGACCAAGATCGCTTACGTGAAATGTTGACCCACTGGTTGCAGTACTCACCTTCTCGTACATGGAATGACATTTGCAATGGCCTCAGAAGTGACACTGTCAAACAAATCAATCTGGCAGATCAAATTGAGGAGAAATACAAAG AGAACTCGTCCCGACTACGCCCCTTCACAGGTACGAAGAGAGAGGCCACTGAACCCACTGAGCAAG TTCCCCCCAAGAAACCTCGGTCAGAAGAGCAGTGA